Within Spinacia oleracea cultivar Varoflay chromosome 4, BTI_SOV_V1, whole genome shotgun sequence, the genomic segment CTCCATGGCCTTGCAATATCTAGGAGCAAACTGATACAATCTCGTGTTCTTCTTCAGGTACCCCTCGAAAAAACTATTTATGCTTTCAACCCGCTGAGTCGTCTGCATCCCTGCCCAAAATATATGTTTGACATACGCCGGTATCCACATATCTCTCTGCTTGTACAGAACTGCCATTTACAAATTATGAaatatattcaatttaacatacACTATGAACAATTTTGTGTCCTACTTATTTAATTAAACTACTTATTCAATTAAACTACTGTTACTACCTATTGTATGATTCATTGATTAAATAAGTACCAAATATATAAAGTAATTATACCAAATGGATTAGCAGAGCATCACTGAAACTGATAATATAACCACACATACCTTGAAGCCACTTAGAGCTTTGCTTTGTGTCCTTGTTTGTGTCATCAACACATACCTCCAGCTTATATTTTTTACTTGCTTCAGCCCAACCTTCCTCGAACTCTTCTGGTGATAAACTGTTGTAGATTACATTCTGTAACGCCACTTTAATTTGGGGATAATCTGTAAGAGAACCAAGTTTCCGGCTGAACTTCTGTATAATGTGCCACATGCACCACCGATGTCGGGTATGTGGCATTGGCATCACTATTCGAATTGCCTTCCTCATTGCTGCATCTTGGTCAGTCATTATTGCGGCTGGAGCTTTTCCTCCCATACATGACAACCAAGCCCTAAACAACCACACAAAGGTCTCTGCATTTTCATGGGACAATAACGCACATCCTAACAATATAGTTTGCCCATGATGATTTACCCCCACAAAGTTCGAGAACGGCAACTCATACTTGTTTGTCAAGTAGGTCGAGTGAAAACATACAACATCACCAAAATACTGATACGCCGCTCTGCTACGAGCATCCACCCACATTACGTCCTGCAACTTTCCTCCTTTATCTAACCGGTGCAGATGGAAAAAGTTTTGGTTATCCTTGGTCATTTTATCTGAGTAGTTGATCATTGCTGCAGCATCACCATCCCTAAGCCTCAGTCTCATCCTCTTATTCAAAACATTATGAATATCTTTCTTCGAAAATCCTATATTCTCAACCCCATTCCTTCTTCCTGCTAAGTTGTTGAAAATCTGTGCAACGGGCGTCCCTGAATCATGATCATTTTCCATATTTTTCAATAACACATCTGTAATCTTTTTCACCCTATACATCGAAATATGATTAGACTTGCTTGGCGTAGGGTTATGGTTCATGTGTTCGTTTACAACAGTCTTCACAACCCAATTATTCTCATTGGTACGAGAACCATACAACATCACAGGGCAATTACACTTCTTCGACTTCTTCTTAACCATTGGTTCTTCAAAACAAGTCACTTTTTTCCCATTAATCACGCGCCGGTAAGTGGTTCTCCCATAACATTCACACCTCCATACATAGCTCTTAACGGATTTTGATTTCCCACTTTCTttgtgtaatcccccgtaaatttattaattttattaatatatttttaacgtatattatttatatttaaatagaacttatgaattttagtaataaatatataattaacgtatattcattttattttaagtacgttctaaatatttaacgatttttgaactttattatatttatatatttaatgtatatttaattttatttaaatatgttcgaaatattttaacggtttgtgcaatcaaaaatgattttagaattttacgtgaaaagaattcgaattacgaaaacgcgttcgattgaatttggatAAACAATCCTAACTATTTTTTGGATTCGATTAACCTCAATTCTAGTCCTAGCCCAAGTTGACAAAGCCCAAATAAGTAAACCCATACCCCAACCCATGTTCTAATCTCACGTAAACAACTCTCCCCTCCTTGCTTCaatttcacgtgaaaccaaaaacACCTAAACCCTCAAACTTTGCTTCCCCTTCACGTGAACTCTCAAGACCTTGCTCTCCTTCACGCCGCTGTCCTTGCTGCTACTGCTCACGCCGCCGACCACCGGCCATCCGCAACCACGTCGGACCATCGCCGGtaatctccttctccttctctcactcgtttttcctttctttttctccTTCGTTTTCTTGCTCTCCTCCTCACATGTTTCTGTTGTTGCGCAGCCACGCACAACCACCGAGCACCGCCACCCACTCGTCGTTCCCCTTCGCTGCGCCGCCCACCTGCAGCGTCGCTGCCGCGCCTGTCCAGCCGGAAACCCTCCTTCTCCTCCTGGGTTTcagtttctctctctccttgcgTTTTTGGTTCGACCAACAACCACCAGCAACCACCCGTGCCGACACCTGACCCGACCAGCGCCACCTCTGCTAGCCGCCGCTGTCCCCGCCGTGCCCTAGTCACCGCCGGCCAGCACTCCTCCTCTCCTTTTGGTTgactttcttaaaccctaagttatttaaatgttttaataagtttattgatttttgtttatgtttctagaattaaattattaatctttataattaaattataattttcagatttggtattgatattataaattaattattttcagttttggttgattaatacaTAAGTTAGAGtttaaattagtttagtgatttaattcatgatttgatttaataaatttatgatttttaagatttaattactaattctcagattatatgttgtcgaaattaatttaattattttcagatttgttaattacgtttaaattagggttttaattaagttttattaatttaattcatgtttcgtgaatataaattataagtttttatgattaaattagattttcagattatacattatgcttaattgataatttaattttcagattacatagttgaattgaaataaggaatttaattagtaaagcatggatttttaaggttttaatgttctaaaatcataatagaatgattatacattattaaagctattatttttatgattctaagaatgttaattatgttttggagtagtttgaaattagttatattgctgaaaatttaaagtacgatgtttgcaaagagttttcaacgaatttcaatcactaattcaataattatgatgctaggaaatcaaaggtttaagttttgatattggggaatgttctaaatatgtttaggatgcatttagaatgctttgttatggttgccaatgattaggaattgatttgggtacgtttcttgattatgttaggcggagaattctttgtgggtgacttttgaattcgttaaagtggcctatcagtttgtttacacaaggtacgtacataccgtgtgcttggatgtgtgttgtattgagaatatgatgaatatatttatgaacttgtttatgttggaatttcatgttcaatgccgttgaattaatgcgttgagcatagaactttatttataagaattgaatcatgttagcatggaatattgatgcaagcatgttggttttgtggaactttatattatttaatattggttttgatctttattgatcgttgttcctctttagattttcaatactttataagggccgaggaccttgtttggtagttgaaccttgtgcctaataaaggtttttaaatatggataaaggaaggattaaaatagttggaattggctcttggttgaatgttgtgatcactggtttaattcaaagataaaagaagttgtgtttacttgttgaatataatatttatgtttgatgagtcataaccaagtattaaaagttaagtcatgtaaagtgaaaatgagtagcaatagctttagactgtgcacgtctaaagtgacggacaatcaggagttggggtcatgggtagcctatggctttttctggggccggattgatcaccggttctatttttatttaaaagtccctcgatatcgcaggtcattggggtttacggagtcgcgctcgtacctcgtcttccttagtgaagaagaagaagtttctagtagacaactcagtccattgactatttcaattaaaataatgttaatgatacaaaggtctagttcagtcaaatatagttttcaagtcaatatattttgattatccttgcttatgttttatttagtatcatgttaggattgttcgtttaatatagaatcatgttaggactattattgatttagtatgtagtactcagctttgctgattacgtgcttttgcttgtgcatgttgatcatggctatgccttattgatcctgtgatgacccaatctttggtgagcagtctctaaggatcaataagcattgtccatctgcaggtttgaagatgttgcatcattgggatcgggaatagagagcttgtatttagttttgttttgataagttgacttgggtttgtttaatcggactttaaacttgtcgtactatttatatttccttattttcttttattggtttttgggattaaacctgtaatcgattatttataaacctaaagttagttttatgttttccgctgcaaaattctgaataagccgttacgttttcacacgggcgataatgccttgataattctctacgttttataaaaaaggttattttagaaaagagagaattgtcggggtgttacactttGCCACTTTCTTTCCTATATATACTTCCACCAACACAAACTACACCAAATCCTTGTTGCTCCCCATACAAACGATAATAGTTATTCATAGCTTCCCAACTACTAAAACTCATACCAACA encodes:
- the LOC130459334 gene encoding protein FAR-RED IMPAIRED RESPONSE 1-like isoform X2; the encoded protein is MVKKKSKKCNCPVMLYGSRTNENNWVVKTVVNEHMNHNPTPSKSNHISMYRVKKITDVLLKNMENDHDSGTPVAQIFNNLAGRRNGVENIGFSKKDIHNVLNKRMRLRLRDGDAAAMINYSDKMTKDNQNFFHLHRLDKGGKLQDVMWVDARSRAAYQYFGDVVCFHSTYLTNKYELPFSNFVGVNHHGQTILLGCALLSHENAETFVWLFRAWLSCMGGKAPAAIMTDQDAAMRKAIRIVMPMPHTRHRWCMWHIIQKFSRKLGSLTDYPQIKVALQNVIYNSLSPEEFEEGWAEASKKYKLEVCVDDTNKDTKQSSKWLQVLYKQRDMWIPAYVKHIFWAGMQTTQRVESINSFFEGYLKKNTRLYQFAPRYCKAMESRANDERAADVNCSRFTRPLVGEFAYERKCQKVYTDAKFVEVQVQCTRVCYVTPVSKKDISDIEVEHTVSDRVWIWSKFLKKEISLGGPKRTYVVLFNKETLFGKCDCKYFECHGIVCRHIIKVLDMENVVTVPASYTMDRWRKDIQRKQTLVKVAYHDPEKTEEINRYDKIMNAVEPAALLGSQNEQKLDIMLEMVRAAMLRMDVSDVVTTEVADNEGGAASVLNRRGSDGPPTPGSVNKPPNSSGEESPCQSPPILAKDPVPRGGVKAHRPREKRFIPPGENTKPAKKQVRKNKKGVAEDDPPEQPATNPPVPFKQPMDLVAMNPDYTGHQGIKYGNAQNNFHPGWPNQF